Proteins encoded within one genomic window of Bacillus sp. F19:
- the metH gene encoding methionine synthase, whose protein sequence is MSDIKKQLEKKILVLDGAMGTMIQDANLSAADFGGEEYEGCNEYLTITAPEVIESIHDAYLEAKADIIETNTFGATKIVLDEYNLGHLAFELNKKAAEIAKKAAEKYSTPEWPRYVAGSMGPTTKTLSVTGGATFEELIQNYEEQTLGLLEGGADLLLLETSQDLLNVKAGFLGIKRAFEQAGKEIPLMISGTIEPMGTTLAGQDIEAFFISLEHMKPLSVGLNCATGPEFMTDHIRTLSGMAHTAVSCYPNAGLPDEEGNYHESPRSLAQKVKGFAEQGWLNIVGGCCGTTPAHITAIADAVGELEPRSVPERDPAHTVSGIEPLIYDDSMRPLFVGERTNVIGSRKFKRLIAEGKFEEAAEIARAQVKNGAHVIDICLADPDREELEDMEAFIKEITKKVKAPLVIDSTDELVIEKALSYSQGKVIINSINLEDGEERFDAVVPLIQKYGAAVVVGTIDEKGMALTAEQKLDIAVRSFELLTQKHGLNPSDIIFDPLVFPVGTGDAQYIGSAEETIKGIRLIKERLPQCLTILGVSNVSFGLPPVGREVLNAVYLYHCTQAGLDYAIVNTEKLERFASIPKDEIEMSETLLFNTNDDTLAAFTNHYRGKKKTAKKPVQSLPLEERLAQYVVEGTKEGLLADLEIALKEYTTPLDIINGPLMKGMAEVGELFNANQLIVAEVLQSAEVMKASVSFLEPHMEKKDDSGKGKILLATVKGDVHDIGKNLVDIILSNNGYKVVDLGIKVTPQDLILAVKKENPDIVGLSGLLVKSAQQMVLTAQDLKEAEISVPIMVGGAALSRKFADGKIAPEYSGPVIYAKDAMDGLSLANRIRIDPTQFKKKEAVPERSAEKKATPAVTELLEKRAALTPSPYFEPEDCRRHIIKDIELPHLIPYINMQMLIGHHLGLKGKVKEMLKNKDPKAVALKETIDELLKQGYEEKWFQPAAVYQFFPAESDGNMLHILDPETEKTLQTFEFPRQSKLPHRCISDYIRPKDENKQRDYVSFFAVTAGKKVREIANRFKEQGDYLKSHAVQALALELAEGLAERTHQLIRDQWGFPDPPDFTMDQRFSAKYQGQRFSFGYPACPNLDDQAKLFDLIAPEDIGVNLTEGFMMEPEASVTAIVVAHPEARYFNVLN, encoded by the coding sequence ATGTCTGATATAAAAAAGCAGCTTGAGAAAAAAATCCTCGTTCTGGACGGAGCGATGGGCACCATGATACAGGATGCAAATCTTTCTGCAGCTGATTTCGGCGGAGAAGAATACGAGGGCTGCAATGAATATTTAACGATTACTGCGCCAGAAGTCATCGAATCCATTCATGATGCTTACCTGGAAGCAAAAGCAGATATTATTGAAACCAACACATTTGGCGCTACTAAGATTGTTCTTGATGAATATAATCTCGGCCACCTCGCTTTTGAGTTAAATAAAAAAGCGGCTGAGATCGCAAAAAAGGCAGCTGAAAAATATTCAACTCCTGAATGGCCGCGTTATGTTGCAGGCTCAATGGGTCCCACGACAAAAACGCTGTCTGTTACAGGCGGAGCAACGTTTGAGGAGCTTATTCAAAACTACGAGGAACAGACACTCGGCCTGCTTGAAGGCGGTGCTGATTTGCTTCTTCTTGAAACAAGCCAGGACTTATTAAATGTAAAAGCAGGCTTTCTTGGCATTAAACGCGCCTTTGAACAAGCAGGCAAAGAAATTCCGCTGATGATTTCAGGGACAATTGAACCTATGGGAACGACGCTTGCCGGACAGGATATTGAAGCCTTTTTCATTTCGCTTGAGCACATGAAGCCTTTATCTGTAGGTCTAAACTGTGCTACAGGACCTGAATTCATGACCGACCACATCCGGACGCTATCAGGCATGGCTCATACAGCTGTCAGCTGCTATCCTAATGCCGGCCTGCCTGATGAGGAAGGAAATTATCATGAATCTCCCCGTTCTCTTGCTCAGAAAGTAAAAGGATTTGCAGAACAGGGCTGGCTGAACATTGTCGGAGGCTGCTGCGGGACTACACCTGCACATATTACCGCCATTGCTGATGCTGTAGGCGAACTCGAGCCCCGCTCCGTTCCGGAACGCGATCCGGCTCATACTGTTTCTGGCATCGAGCCGCTTATTTATGATGATTCCATGCGGCCTCTATTCGTCGGAGAACGGACAAATGTGATTGGCTCCAGAAAGTTTAAACGACTAATAGCGGAGGGGAAATTTGAAGAAGCAGCTGAAATTGCCCGAGCTCAAGTCAAGAATGGCGCACATGTAATCGATATCTGTCTGGCTGATCCTGACCGCGAAGAATTAGAAGACATGGAAGCCTTCATAAAGGAGATTACGAAAAAAGTAAAAGCACCTCTTGTCATTGATTCAACGGATGAGTTAGTCATTGAAAAGGCACTTTCCTATTCTCAAGGGAAAGTGATCATCAATTCCATCAACTTAGAAGACGGTGAAGAGAGATTTGACGCAGTCGTCCCGCTCATTCAAAAATACGGGGCAGCTGTTGTTGTAGGAACGATTGATGAAAAAGGAATGGCACTGACTGCTGAGCAAAAGCTTGATATCGCTGTCCGTTCATTTGAACTGCTGACTCAAAAACACGGGTTAAATCCATCAGATATCATCTTTGATCCGCTCGTATTCCCTGTCGGAACAGGAGACGCGCAATATATCGGCTCTGCTGAAGAAACGATAAAGGGCATCCGCTTAATTAAAGAACGATTGCCGCAATGCCTGACAATCCTTGGAGTCAGCAATGTATCCTTCGGCCTTCCTCCTGTTGGACGCGAAGTACTGAACGCCGTCTATTTGTATCATTGCACTCAGGCAGGACTTGATTATGCAATTGTCAATACGGAAAAGCTTGAACGATTTGCATCGATTCCAAAAGACGAAATTGAAATGTCAGAAACTCTTCTTTTCAATACGAATGACGATACATTAGCTGCCTTTACAAATCACTACAGAGGCAAAAAGAAAACCGCAAAAAAACCGGTTCAATCTCTTCCTTTAGAAGAACGCCTTGCTCAATATGTCGTCGAAGGTACGAAAGAAGGACTCCTTGCAGATCTTGAGATTGCCTTAAAAGAGTACACAACACCGCTGGATATAATAAACGGTCCTCTTATGAAAGGCATGGCTGAGGTAGGAGAGCTGTTTAATGCAAACCAGCTGATTGTTGCTGAAGTGCTGCAAAGCGCAGAGGTCATGAAAGCATCCGTCTCCTTTTTAGAGCCTCACATGGAAAAAAAGGATGACAGCGGAAAAGGCAAAATTCTGCTTGCTACGGTAAAAGGAGATGTTCATGATATCGGTAAAAATCTAGTCGATATTATCTTGAGCAACAATGGCTACAAGGTAGTAGACTTAGGCATAAAAGTGACACCTCAGGACTTGATTTTGGCTGTCAAAAAAGAAAATCCCGATATCGTCGGACTCTCGGGTCTTCTCGTAAAATCCGCACAGCAAATGGTTTTGACTGCACAGGATTTAAAAGAAGCTGAAATCTCAGTGCCAATCATGGTTGGCGGTGCTGCTTTATCCAGAAAATTTGCTGACGGAAAAATTGCACCGGAGTACAGCGGACCTGTAATTTACGCAAAGGACGCAATGGATGGACTGTCCCTTGCAAACAGAATCAGAATAGATCCAACACAATTTAAGAAAAAAGAAGCCGTTCCTGAAAGATCTGCTGAAAAGAAAGCAACTCCGGCCGTCACAGAATTGCTGGAAAAAAGGGCTGCGCTCACTCCCTCACCTTATTTTGAACCGGAGGATTGCAGGCGGCATATTATTAAAGATATCGAACTGCCGCATCTGATTCCTTACATTAACATGCAGATGCTGATTGGCCATCATCTTGGCCTAAAAGGAAAAGTAAAGGAAATGCTTAAAAATAAAGATCCAAAAGCTGTTGCCTTAAAAGAAACAATCGATGAGCTTCTTAAACAGGGCTACGAGGAAAAATGGTTTCAGCCTGCAGCCGTCTATCAATTTTTCCCTGCAGAATCGGATGGCAATATGCTGCATATTCTGGATCCTGAAACGGAAAAAACATTGCAGACATTTGAATTCCCAAGGCAATCAAAGCTGCCGCACCGCTGTATATCCGATTATATCCGCCCAAAAGATGAGAACAAACAAAGAGATTATGTCTCCTTCTTTGCGGTAACCGCCGGAAAAAAAGTAAGGGAAATTGCCAACCGTTTTAAAGAGCAGGGAGATTATTTAAAAAGCCATGCTGTACAGGCGCTGGCACTCGAGCTTGCCGAAGGCCTTGCAGAACGGACTCACCAGCTGATCCGTGACCAATGGGGCTTCCCTGATCCTCCGGATTTCACAATGGATCAGCGCTTTTCTGCCAAATATCAGGGTCAGCGTTTTTCTTTCGGATACCCAGCCTGTCCGAATCTGGATGACCAGGCAAAATTATTTGACCTCATAGCTCCGGAAGATATTGGCGTGAACTTGACGGAAGGCTTTATGATGGAGCCGGAAGCTTCAGTAACGGCAATCGTTGTCGCCCATCCTGAAGCTAGATATTTCAATGTATTGAACTAA
- a CDS encoding bifunctional homocysteine S-methyltransferase/methylenetetrahydrofolate reductase, producing MTLLNDLQKKILIGDGAMGTLLYSHGVDRCFEELNLSKPDEILNVHKAYIAAGADVIQTNTYGANYIKLSRYGLEDEVRAINRTAVQIAKKASAGNNTYVLGTIGGIRAFKKNAYSLEDIKRNFREQLYLLLSEEVSGLLLETYYDLEEIKTVLEIARKETNIPIITNISLHEIGVLQDGTPLNEGLSQLEALGADVVGLNCRLGPYHMLSSLEEIPLPEKAFLSVYPNSSLPTLEEGRLVYGSGEKYFAESALAFRNQGARLIGGCCGTTSIHIEAMSAALKGLAPVTEKKVKIRKKEISVTSAAERKYPPLQEIVNKNRSLIVELDPPKKLGLDKFLKGAKALQAAGIDALTLADNSLASPRISNVAVGSIVQQTLGLRSLIHITCRDRNLIGLQSHLMGLHTLGLSDVLAITGDPSKIGDFPGATSVYDLSSFDLISLIKQFNDGLSYSGKPLGEKTNFSVAAAFNPNVKYLDKAVKRLEKKIACGADYFISQPIYSEKQLIDVYEETKHLTVPIYIGIMPLTSSRNAEFIHNEIPGITLSDSIRERMAQAGDNREKAYQEGLAISKRLIDAAFDLFNGIYLITPFLNYELTVELTDYIHKKQIGVNERKITHV from the coding sequence TTGACACTTTTAAACGATTTACAGAAGAAGATCTTGATTGGCGACGGAGCAATGGGAACACTGCTTTACTCGCACGGAGTTGACAGGTGTTTCGAAGAATTGAATTTATCGAAGCCTGATGAAATATTAAATGTTCATAAGGCGTATATTGCAGCCGGTGCAGATGTCATTCAGACAAATACTTACGGCGCAAACTATATTAAGCTATCAAGATATGGACTTGAAGATGAAGTGAGAGCGATTAACCGTACTGCTGTTCAAATTGCTAAAAAAGCATCAGCCGGCAATAACACCTATGTTCTTGGAACGATTGGCGGCATCCGTGCTTTCAAGAAAAACGCCTATTCTCTTGAGGACATTAAACGCAATTTCAGAGAACAGCTTTACCTTTTGCTCAGTGAAGAGGTAAGCGGTCTGCTGCTTGAAACCTATTATGATCTTGAAGAAATAAAAACAGTATTAGAGATCGCAAGAAAAGAAACGAATATCCCGATTATTACTAACATCTCCCTTCACGAAATCGGAGTCTTGCAGGACGGAACACCCCTGAATGAAGGCCTTTCTCAGCTTGAGGCACTTGGTGCTGACGTTGTCGGTCTGAATTGCAGACTGGGTCCTTACCATATGCTTTCATCTCTTGAAGAAATTCCGCTTCCTGAAAAAGCGTTCTTATCTGTTTATCCAAACAGCAGCTTGCCGACTCTTGAGGAAGGAAGACTTGTCTATGGCTCTGGAGAAAAATATTTCGCAGAAAGCGCACTCGCCTTCAGAAATCAGGGAGCAAGACTAATCGGAGGCTGCTGCGGCACAACCTCTATACACATTGAAGCAATGTCAGCAGCGCTTAAAGGACTCGCTCCAGTTACAGAAAAGAAAGTAAAAATACGGAAGAAAGAGATTTCTGTCACGTCTGCAGCGGAAAGAAAGTATCCTCCCCTGCAGGAAATAGTCAATAAGAACCGCTCTCTGATTGTAGAACTTGATCCTCCTAAAAAACTTGGTCTGGACAAATTTTTAAAAGGTGCAAAAGCACTGCAAGCTGCTGGAATCGATGCCTTAACACTTGCAGACAACTCGCTTGCTTCGCCGAGAATAAGCAATGTTGCTGTAGGATCCATCGTTCAGCAAACACTTGGACTCAGGTCCTTAATTCATATTACATGCCGCGACCGCAACTTAATTGGCCTTCAATCTCATTTAATGGGTCTTCATACGCTGGGACTTTCGGATGTGCTTGCGATTACGGGCGATCCATCAAAAATCGGGGATTTTCCGGGAGCTACTTCCGTTTATGATCTTTCTTCTTTTGATTTGATCAGCTTAATCAAGCAATTTAACGATGGTCTTTCTTATTCAGGAAAACCTCTTGGGGAAAAAACCAATTTTTCAGTTGCTGCTGCGTTTAATCCCAATGTTAAATATCTCGATAAAGCGGTAAAAAGACTGGAGAAGAAAATTGCCTGCGGTGCAGATTATTTCATTTCACAGCCAATTTACTCAGAAAAACAGCTGATTGATGTTTATGAGGAAACGAAGCACTTAACCGTTCCGATTTATATCGGCATTATGCCGCTCACAAGCAGCCGCAACGCAGAATTTATCCATAACGAAATTCCGGGCATTACTCTTTCTGACAGTATTCGTGAAAGAATGGCCCAGGCAGGCGATAATCGGGAGAAAGCCTATCAGGAAGGATTGGCCATCTCTAAAAGACTGATTGATGCTGCCTTTGATTTATTTAATGGAATCTACTTAATTACACCGTTTTTAAACTATGAATTAACCGTTGAACTGACAGATTACATTCACAAGAAACAAATTGGGGTCAATGAAAGGAAGATTACGCATGTCTGA
- a CDS encoding YajQ family cyclic di-GMP-binding protein — MAKDSSFDIVSKVDMPEVTNAITMTMKEIGTRYDFKGSKSSISLEKEEIVLVSDDEFKMDQLKDVFISKLIKRNVATRNIDYGKIEGASGGTIRQRAKLIQGIDKDNAKKINAIIKNSGLKVKTQVQDDQVRVTGKNKDDLQQVIAAVRGADLPIDVQFINFR, encoded by the coding sequence ATGGCGAAGGACAGTTCTTTTGATATTGTTTCAAAGGTGGATATGCCTGAGGTGACGAATGCAATTACGATGACGATGAAGGAAATCGGCACCCGCTATGATTTTAAAGGGAGCAAAAGCAGCATTTCTCTTGAAAAAGAAGAGATTGTTTTAGTTTCAGATGATGAGTTTAAAATGGATCAGTTAAAGGATGTTTTTATTTCTAAATTGATTAAGCGCAATGTAGCGACACGAAATATTGATTACGGAAAAATCGAAGGTGCATCGGGCGGAACAATTCGCCAGCGCGCTAAGCTGATTCAGGGTATTGATAAGGATAATGCAAAAAAGATTAATGCCATTATAAAAAATTCCGGATTAAAAGTAAAAACTCAGGTTCAGGACGATCAGGTCCGTGTGACCGGCAAAAATAAGGACGACCTGCAGCAGGTGATTGCAGCCGTTCGCGGAGCCGACTTGCCGATAGATGTTCAATTTATTAATTTCAGATAA
- a CDS encoding DUF3941 domain-containing protein has protein sequence MPHTSDNDKKAKDNNAKEHERNMIREKNRQKGERQYSKKTDHL, from the coding sequence ATGCCGCATACAAGCGATAACGACAAAAAAGCAAAAGACAATAATGCCAAAGAACATGAACGAAACATGATACGCGAGAAAAACCGCCAAAAAGGCGAAAGACAATATTCCAAAAAGACCGACCATTTATAA
- a CDS encoding DegV family protein — protein sequence MTVHIVADSACDLPLEFYEKHGVTLLPLGVHIEENDYRDLVTISPKEVYDAMREGKIAKTTQISPLDVKETFTEFAKKQVPALYVAFSSELSGTYQTAVMIGNEVKEEYPDFELSIVDSKCASLGLGLAVKYAVDLASKGNTLHEIEASVKDFCDHTEHIFTVDKLEYLARGGRISKASAFVGGLLNIKPLLHVEGGKLIPLEKLRGRKKVFRRVIELMKERGVNLESQTIAISHGDDEDSAKEIKAMIETEFHPKEVYINTVGCSVGAHSGPGTIAIFFSNKPIS from the coding sequence ATGACGGTACATATCGTCGCAGACAGCGCATGCGATCTGCCGCTTGAATTTTATGAGAAACACGGCGTTACACTTCTCCCGCTTGGTGTACATATTGAGGAAAATGACTATCGCGATTTAGTCACGATTTCCCCTAAAGAAGTATACGACGCGATGCGTGAAGGGAAAATAGCTAAAACGACTCAAATCTCTCCTCTTGATGTAAAAGAGACATTCACTGAATTTGCAAAGAAACAAGTACCGGCATTGTATGTTGCTTTTTCATCGGAGCTTTCCGGAACCTATCAGACTGCTGTCATGATTGGAAACGAAGTCAAAGAGGAATATCCAGATTTTGAGCTTTCCATTGTGGATTCCAAATGTGCTTCCCTTGGCCTTGGACTTGCCGTTAAATATGCAGTTGACCTAGCCAGTAAAGGAAACACTCTACATGAAATTGAAGCTTCTGTAAAGGACTTTTGTGATCATACAGAGCACATTTTCACCGTCGATAAATTAGAATATTTAGCAAGAGGCGGCAGAATCAGCAAAGCATCTGCATTTGTAGGCGGTCTTCTCAACATCAAACCGCTTCTTCATGTTGAAGGCGGCAAGCTGATTCCGCTTGAAAAACTTAGAGGCCGGAAAAAAGTTTTCCGAAGGGTCATCGAGCTGATGAAAGAGCGGGGCGTTAATCTTGAAAGCCAGACCATCGCCATCAGTCACGGGGATGATGAGGACTCAGCCAAGGAAATAAAAGCAATGATAGAAACTGAATTTCATCCGAAAGAAGTATATATAAACACAGTCGGCTGTTCAGTTGGAGCGCATTCTGGACCTGGCACGATTGCCATTTTCTTTTCTAATAAACCGATCTCATAA
- a CDS encoding YitT family protein, with protein sequence MVYEEVKKAVVVIFGALLNAVGLNLFMIPADVYASGFTGIAQLLSSVIKEYTPLYISTGVLLLLLNIPVAILGWQKVGKSFTLYSVLSVAATTLFLSIVPLYPLSEDILLNAVFGGVIVAIGVGITLKYGASTGGLDIIAMILSRMKDKPVGTYFFILNGIIIFTAGLLYGWEKALYTLVTLYASTRVIDAIHTRHEKLTAMIITKKADDLKKAIHAKMVRGITMVPAKGAFTNEQKDMLMIVITRYELYDLEKIIKEVDPKAFTNIIQTTGIFGFFRKE encoded by the coding sequence ATGGTTTATGAAGAAGTAAAAAAAGCGGTTGTCGTTATTTTTGGAGCTCTGCTGAATGCTGTCGGCCTGAATTTATTCATGATTCCTGCTGATGTTTATGCGAGCGGATTTACCGGTATCGCCCAGCTCTTATCAAGTGTAATTAAAGAATACACCCCCCTTTACATATCTACAGGGGTGCTTTTGCTCCTTCTTAACATTCCAGTAGCAATCCTGGGATGGCAAAAAGTCGGGAAATCGTTCACTCTGTACAGTGTACTTAGTGTAGCAGCCACCACACTATTTTTATCGATTGTCCCTTTATATCCTTTGTCAGAAGATATTTTGCTTAACGCAGTATTTGGAGGCGTCATTGTTGCGATCGGCGTAGGCATTACGCTTAAATATGGTGCTTCAACAGGCGGACTGGATATTATAGCAATGATCCTTTCGAGAATGAAGGATAAACCGGTCGGCACTTATTTCTTTATCTTAAACGGAATTATCATTTTTACAGCGGGATTGCTTTATGGATGGGAAAAAGCGCTCTACACTCTTGTTACGCTTTATGCTTCAACAAGAGTCATTGATGCGATTCATACAAGACATGAAAAATTGACAGCCATGATCATTACAAAAAAAGCTGATGATCTAAAAAAGGCCATTCATGCTAAAATGGTAAGAGGGATTACAATGGTTCCTGCTAAAGGAGCTTTTACAAACGAGCAAAAGGACATGCTGATGATTGTGATCACACGCTATGAGCTTTATGATTTAGAAAAAATCATTAAGGAAGTTGACCCAAAGGCATTTACAAATATCATTCAAACAACAGGAATCTTTGGTTTCTTCCGCAAAGAATAG
- a CDS encoding proteinase inhibitor translates to MKKLVFIMLGLLFLVGCGQTAENKDEAEEVSGDVETKEVQLAVETKESPESVQINITLKNNTNEEKNFEFSSGQKYEIIITDSNGAEVYKYSKGRMFTQALQYLTLPPGESQTWQETWDKKSAGKKVEAGEYTVTVLLTGKAEGVKALEAKAKFKVTE, encoded by the coding sequence ATGAAAAAGCTTGTATTCATTATGCTTGGCTTATTATTTCTTGTCGGCTGCGGTCAAACTGCTGAAAATAAGGATGAAGCGGAAGAGGTGTCTGGTGACGTGGAAACGAAAGAAGTTCAATTAGCTGTTGAGACGAAGGAAAGCCCTGAAAGTGTGCAAATCAATATCACCCTTAAAAACAATACAAATGAAGAAAAGAATTTCGAGTTCTCATCAGGACAGAAATATGAAATTATCATTACAGATTCAAACGGGGCGGAAGTGTACAAATATTCAAAGGGAAGAATGTTCACTCAAGCTCTGCAGTATCTAACGCTGCCTCCAGGAGAAAGTCAAACCTGGCAGGAAACATGGGACAAGAAAAGTGCAGGAAAAAAAGTTGAAGCCGGTGAATATACGGTAACGGTTTTATTAACTGGTAAAGCTGAAGGTGTAAAAGCCTTAGAAGCAAAGGCTAAGTTCAAGGTAACTGAATAA
- a CDS encoding DUF3813 domain-containing protein: MGNQLFQAARKAVEKAGEVLSGKMNDDHNHQQNQYSQHDDSEQNQFSGQHAHADADTKAKAEGALMSAFANASPAEQKQLSELQDELKNM, from the coding sequence ATGGGCAATCAACTATTTCAGGCAGCAAGAAAAGCGGTTGAAAAAGCTGGCGAGGTTTTAAGCGGCAAGATGAATGACGATCATAATCATCAGCAGAACCAATACAGCCAGCATGATGACAGTGAGCAAAATCAGTTTTCCGGCCAGCATGCACATGCTGATGCGGATACCAAAGCAAAAGCAGAAGGCGCATTGATGTCTGCATTTGCAAATGCTTCTCCTGCAGAACAAAAACAGCTAAGCGAACTTCAAGACGAATTGAAGAATATGTAG
- a CDS encoding Cof-type HAD-IIB family hydrolase, whose product MTTKPYLIALDLDGTLLKDDKTISAYSKEIIKKAKEAGHIVCISTGRPYRASSMYYEELELDTPIVNFNGAFVHHPKDDQWGAFHTTLSLDVVKQIVEVCEKHNVNNILAEVMDHVYFHYHDEKLLDIFTMNTSDITVGDLRKNLGDDVTSILIHASEEEVDNIRNYLSDVHAELVDHRRWAAPWHVIEIIKHGMNKAVGLKKIADSYNIPAERIIAFGDEDNDLEMLKYAGQGVAMGNAISELKKVANRETKTNEEDGIAIYLQDALSL is encoded by the coding sequence ATGACGACAAAACCTTATTTAATTGCACTTGATTTAGATGGTACTTTATTAAAAGATGATAAAACGATTTCTGCTTATTCAAAAGAAATCATTAAAAAAGCAAAAGAAGCAGGACATATTGTCTGCATTTCAACAGGACGGCCGTATCGTGCCAGTTCAATGTATTATGAGGAGCTTGAGCTGGATACGCCAATCGTCAACTTTAACGGAGCATTCGTCCATCATCCAAAAGATGATCAGTGGGGAGCGTTTCACACGACTCTTTCCTTGGATGTTGTAAAGCAAATCGTTGAAGTGTGCGAAAAGCACAACGTCAATAATATACTTGCCGAAGTAATGGATCATGTGTATTTCCATTATCACGACGAAAAGCTTCTGGATATTTTCACAATGAATACTTCAGACATCACCGTTGGAGACCTGCGTAAAAATCTTGGGGATGATGTAACAAGTATTCTTATCCATGCCTCTGAGGAAGAAGTGGACAATATCCGCAACTACTTATCAGATGTTCATGCTGAGCTTGTAGATCACAGACGCTGGGCTGCCCCATGGCACGTCATAGAAATCATCAAGCACGGAATGAATAAAGCTGTGGGATTAAAGAAAATTGCTGATTCGTACAACATTCCCGCAGAAAGAATCATTGCATTCGGCGATGAAGACAATGATCTTGAAATGCTGAAATATGCCGGTCAGGGTGTTGCGATGGGAAATGCCATTTCTGAACTCAAGAAGGTTGCAAACAGAGAAACGAAAACAAATGAAGAGGACGGCATTGCCATTTACTTACAGGACGCCTTGTCGCTATAA
- the yjfP gene encoding esterase — MIAVEKMNVAGIPLLHVVKDSAKNETTPFVIFVHGFTSAKEHNLHYAYLLAEKGIRVVLPDALHHGERNENLSGLELNMQFWSIVINEINELQTIKDYFEKEELIDPGQIGVAGTSMGGIVTLGALTQYEWIKAAASLMGSPYYEQFSRQQIQYIQKMGNKVPLTDEELEQHFLSLQAYDLSIHTERLAARPLLFWHGKKDQVVPFDPTYTFFQEIKSSYEEKPEYLKFIADTNADHKVSREGLIATVDWFADFLLESR, encoded by the coding sequence ATGATCGCTGTTGAAAAAATGAATGTAGCCGGTATTCCATTACTTCATGTGGTAAAGGATTCTGCCAAAAATGAAACAACACCGTTTGTCATTTTTGTCCACGGTTTTACAAGCGCGAAGGAACATAACCTGCATTATGCCTACCTCCTTGCTGAAAAAGGAATTCGTGTTGTACTGCCGGATGCCCTGCATCACGGTGAAAGAAATGAAAATCTTTCTGGACTAGAGTTAAATATGCAATTTTGGAGCATTGTAATAAATGAAATCAATGAATTGCAGACAATTAAGGACTATTTTGAAAAAGAAGAACTGATCGATCCCGGTCAGATCGGTGTTGCAGGAACTTCCATGGGCGGGATTGTGACTCTTGGAGCTTTGACGCAATATGAATGGATCAAGGCAGCTGCAAGCTTAATGGGAAGTCCTTATTATGAACAGTTTTCCCGACAGCAAATACAATATATACAAAAAATGGGCAATAAAGTTCCGCTCACTGATGAAGAGCTTGAGCAGCACTTCTTAAGTCTGCAGGCCTATGATTTAAGTATACATACTGAAAGGCTCGCAGCACGTCCATTATTATTCTGGCACGGTAAAAAGGATCAGGTCGTTCCTTTTGATCCGACCTACACATTTTTCCAGGAAATCAAATCGTCCTATGAGGAAAAGCCTGAATATCTGAAATTTATCGCGGATACTAATGCAGATCATAAAGTTTCAAGAGAAGGACTTATTGCAACCGTCGACTGGTTTGCCGATTTTTTACTTGAAAGCAGATAA
- a CDS encoding metal-sulfur cluster assembly factor, whose amino-acid sequence MDEALKENIYGALELVVDPELGVDIVNLGLVYDVDLDENGTALVTMTLTSMGCPLAGTIIDQVKTALREIPEIKETEVNIVWNPPWTKDRMSRIAKIALGVQ is encoded by the coding sequence ATGGATGAAGCATTAAAAGAAAATATATATGGAGCGCTTGAACTTGTCGTTGACCCGGAGCTTGGTGTTGATATTGTGAATCTTGGACTTGTTTATGATGTAGATCTTGACGAGAACGGCACGGCGCTTGTCACGATGACCTTAACTTCAATGGGCTGTCCGCTTGCCGGGACAATCATTGATCAAGTAAAAACAGCCTTGCGTGAAATTCCTGAAATTAAAGAAACAGAAGTAAATATCGTCTGGAATCCGCCTTGGACAAAAGATAGAATGAGCCGAATCGCCAAAATAGCATTAGGCGTTCAGTGA